A genome region from Macaca nemestrina isolate mMacNem1 chromosome 15, mMacNem.hap1, whole genome shotgun sequence includes the following:
- the LOC105486848 gene encoding sorting nexin-5 isoform X3 has product MQKLGEGEGSMTKEEFAKMKQELEAEYLAVFKKTVSSHEVFLQRLSSHAILSKDRNFHVFLEYDQDLSVRRKNTKEMFGGFFKSVVKSADEVLFTGVKEVDDFFEQEKNFLINYYNRIKDSCVKADKMTRSHKNVADDYIHTAACLHSLALEEPTVIKKYLLKVAELFEKLRKVEGRVSSDEDLKLTELLRYYMLNIEAAKDLLYRRTKALIDYENSNKALDKARLKSKDVKLAEAHQQECCQKFEQLSESAKEELINFKRKRVAAFRKNLIEMSELEIKHARNNVSLLQSCIDLFKNN; this is encoded by the exons ATGCAGAAACTGGGAGAAGGTGAAGGGTCTATGACCAAAGAGGAATTTGCCAAGATGAAACAAGAACTGGAAGC TGAATATCTCGCTGTTTTTAAGAAGACTGTCTCCTCCCATGAAGTCTTTCTTCAGCGGCTTTCTTCTCACGCTATTCTTAGTAAAGATCGCAACTTTCATGTTTTCCTGGAATATGATCAGGAT ctAAGTGTGAGGCGGAAAAATACTAAAGAGATGTTTGGTGGCTTCTTCAAAAGTGTGGTGAAAAGTGCTGATGAAGTCCTTTTTACAGGAGTTAAG gAGGTAGATGACTTCTTTGAGCAAGAGAAGAACTTCCTTATTAACTATTACAATAGGATCAAAGATTCTTGTGTGAAAGCTGAcaaaatgaccagatctcataaAA ATGTTGCCGATGACTATATCCACACTGCAGCCTGCTTACATAGCCTGGCTTTAGAAGAGCCCACAGTCATCAAAAA GTACCTGTTGAAGGTTGCTGAGCTATTTGAAAAACTTAGG AAAGTAGAGGGTCGAGTGTCATCAGATGAAGATTTGAAGCTAACAGAGCTCCTCCGATACTACATGCTCAACATCGAAGCTGCTAAG GATCTCTTATACAGACGCACCAAAGCCCTCATTGACTATGAAAACTCAAACAAAGCTCTGGATAAAGCCCGGTTAAAGAGCAAAGACGTCAAGTTGGCTGAGGCACACCAGCAGGAGTGCTGCCAGAAATTTGAACAACTTTCCGAATCTGCAAAAGAAG AACTGATAAATTTCAAACGGAAGAGAGTGGCAGCATTTAGAAAGAATCTAATTGAAATGTCTGAACTGGAAATAAAACATGCCAGG AACAATGTCTCCCTTTTGCAGAGCTGTATTGACTTGTTCAAGAATAACTGA
- the LOC105486848 gene encoding sorting nexin-5 isoform X1 has protein sequence MAAVPELLQQQEEDRSKLRSVSVDLNVDPSLQIDIPDALSERDKVKFTVHTKTTLPTFQSPEFSVTRQHEDFVWLHDTLIETTDYAGLIIPPAPTKPDFDGPREKMQKLGEGEGSMTKEEFAKMKQELEAEYLAVFKKTVSSHEVFLQRLSSHAILSKDRNFHVFLEYDQDLSVRRKNTKEMFGGFFKSVVKSADEVLFTGVKEVDDFFEQEKNFLINYYNRIKDSCVKADKMTRSHKNVADDYIHTAACLHSLALEEPTVIKKYLLKVAELFEKLRKVEGRVSSDEDLKLTELLRYYMLNIEAAKDLLYRRTKALIDYENSNKALDKARLKSKDVKLAEAHQQECCQKFEQLSESAKEELINFKRKRVAAFRKNLIEMSELEIKHARNNVSLLQSCIDLFKNN, from the exons CTGAGATCTGTATCTGTGGACCTGAATGTTGATCCCTCGCTTCAGATTGACATACCTGATGCACTCAGTGAGAGAGATAAAGTCAAATTTACAGTGCACACAAAG aCCACATTGCCCACGTTTCAGAGCCCAGAGTTTTCTGTCACAAGGCAACATGAAGACTTTGTGTGGCTACATGACACTCTTATTGAAACAACAGACTATGCTGGGCTTATT ATTCCACCTGCTCCTACGAAGCCCGACTTTGATGGTCCTCGAGAGAAGATGCAGAAACTGGGAGAAGGTGAAGGGTCTATGACCAAAGAGGAATTTGCCAAGATGAAACAAGAACTGGAAGC TGAATATCTCGCTGTTTTTAAGAAGACTGTCTCCTCCCATGAAGTCTTTCTTCAGCGGCTTTCTTCTCACGCTATTCTTAGTAAAGATCGCAACTTTCATGTTTTCCTGGAATATGATCAGGAT ctAAGTGTGAGGCGGAAAAATACTAAAGAGATGTTTGGTGGCTTCTTCAAAAGTGTGGTGAAAAGTGCTGATGAAGTCCTTTTTACAGGAGTTAAG gAGGTAGATGACTTCTTTGAGCAAGAGAAGAACTTCCTTATTAACTATTACAATAGGATCAAAGATTCTTGTGTGAAAGCTGAcaaaatgaccagatctcataaAA ATGTTGCCGATGACTATATCCACACTGCAGCCTGCTTACATAGCCTGGCTTTAGAAGAGCCCACAGTCATCAAAAA GTACCTGTTGAAGGTTGCTGAGCTATTTGAAAAACTTAGG AAAGTAGAGGGTCGAGTGTCATCAGATGAAGATTTGAAGCTAACAGAGCTCCTCCGATACTACATGCTCAACATCGAAGCTGCTAAG GATCTCTTATACAGACGCACCAAAGCCCTCATTGACTATGAAAACTCAAACAAAGCTCTGGATAAAGCCCGGTTAAAGAGCAAAGACGTCAAGTTGGCTGAGGCACACCAGCAGGAGTGCTGCCAGAAATTTGAACAACTTTCCGAATCTGCAAAAGAAG AACTGATAAATTTCAAACGGAAGAGAGTGGCAGCATTTAGAAAGAATCTAATTGAAATGTCTGAACTGGAAATAAAACATGCCAGG AACAATGTCTCCCTTTTGCAGAGCTGTATTGACTTGTTCAAGAATAACTGA
- the LOC105486848 gene encoding sorting nexin-5 isoform X2 yields MAAVPELLQQQEEDRSKLRSVSVDLNVDPSLQIDIPDALSERDKVKFTVHTKIPPAPTKPDFDGPREKMQKLGEGEGSMTKEEFAKMKQELEAEYLAVFKKTVSSHEVFLQRLSSHAILSKDRNFHVFLEYDQDLSVRRKNTKEMFGGFFKSVVKSADEVLFTGVKEVDDFFEQEKNFLINYYNRIKDSCVKADKMTRSHKNVADDYIHTAACLHSLALEEPTVIKKYLLKVAELFEKLRKVEGRVSSDEDLKLTELLRYYMLNIEAAKDLLYRRTKALIDYENSNKALDKARLKSKDVKLAEAHQQECCQKFEQLSESAKEELINFKRKRVAAFRKNLIEMSELEIKHARNNVSLLQSCIDLFKNN; encoded by the exons CTGAGATCTGTATCTGTGGACCTGAATGTTGATCCCTCGCTTCAGATTGACATACCTGATGCACTCAGTGAGAGAGATAAAGTCAAATTTACAGTGCACACAAAG ATTCCACCTGCTCCTACGAAGCCCGACTTTGATGGTCCTCGAGAGAAGATGCAGAAACTGGGAGAAGGTGAAGGGTCTATGACCAAAGAGGAATTTGCCAAGATGAAACAAGAACTGGAAGC TGAATATCTCGCTGTTTTTAAGAAGACTGTCTCCTCCCATGAAGTCTTTCTTCAGCGGCTTTCTTCTCACGCTATTCTTAGTAAAGATCGCAACTTTCATGTTTTCCTGGAATATGATCAGGAT ctAAGTGTGAGGCGGAAAAATACTAAAGAGATGTTTGGTGGCTTCTTCAAAAGTGTGGTGAAAAGTGCTGATGAAGTCCTTTTTACAGGAGTTAAG gAGGTAGATGACTTCTTTGAGCAAGAGAAGAACTTCCTTATTAACTATTACAATAGGATCAAAGATTCTTGTGTGAAAGCTGAcaaaatgaccagatctcataaAA ATGTTGCCGATGACTATATCCACACTGCAGCCTGCTTACATAGCCTGGCTTTAGAAGAGCCCACAGTCATCAAAAA GTACCTGTTGAAGGTTGCTGAGCTATTTGAAAAACTTAGG AAAGTAGAGGGTCGAGTGTCATCAGATGAAGATTTGAAGCTAACAGAGCTCCTCCGATACTACATGCTCAACATCGAAGCTGCTAAG GATCTCTTATACAGACGCACCAAAGCCCTCATTGACTATGAAAACTCAAACAAAGCTCTGGATAAAGCCCGGTTAAAGAGCAAAGACGTCAAGTTGGCTGAGGCACACCAGCAGGAGTGCTGCCAGAAATTTGAACAACTTTCCGAATCTGCAAAAGAAG AACTGATAAATTTCAAACGGAAGAGAGTGGCAGCATTTAGAAAGAATCTAATTGAAATGTCTGAACTGGAAATAAAACATGCCAGG AACAATGTCTCCCTTTTGCAGAGCTGTATTGACTTGTTCAAGAATAACTGA